Genomic segment of Schistocerca piceifrons isolate TAMUIC-IGC-003096 chromosome 1, iqSchPice1.1, whole genome shotgun sequence:
aatttactgaaaattatttcagcagtgacaaacttttttaaaaactgCACTCTACATACTGTGACAGGTTTGCAAGCATGTATTTTCTTGTAtgtgttctgaaatgtttggatgacacttcctattctttcagttctcaagaGTGTGAACAGTTTGACAAGAACTTCCACTGTGAAATCTGCTTCTGCCATTAATAAGCTCTATTGTCACTGCTTTCACCTATATTTTTTGTTATATTGTGATTTTTCCTTAAAACGGATAATCCCCAATCTAACTTTCACCATTCAGATTCTATAATCGACAGCAGACATCTTTCAAAACACTAGCAATTTTGGCACTGATATGTAAATGAAAATGACCGTTCAAAACAGATGAGACACTATACGGAAATAAAGTGACAGTAATCAATTGAGACAAGGAAGTCACTCGTATAAAAGGGGCTTTTATCACACGTAAAATGAGCTTGTTTGCTGTATACACCAGAGCTCACTGTACGCTCTTCACTTTTTGCTTTCTTCTCTGTGAACACAAAAAGAAAGATCTCTCAGAAACAGACATTCTGAAGTGTAATTTGGAGTCATAACATGTAATAAAATAGCTCTATCAAATGTACCaagataccaatttcaatttttggTGAGTTTTCATTTGCTGTTACACATCTGGTATTTTTTATAAACAGATGAAATTCATTATCACAAATTATTGTATGAACAtggtattgtacatttaatttccttcacttatacaGGTTTTATGCCCAACCCAAGGGCAAAGCTGCCCTGaacctccaccctctttgacaaggccactggCAGAACGTAACTTTTGCCAGAAACCTTTGGTTGCCACTGCTGATGATTATTCAAAATTAAGCATTGGTggggtttgaacctgggaccgaggGCATTTtgattagtacaagaagacactaCATAGAGATCTCCTCTAGATTATCACGTGTACTATTGCTCCTCTCAACTTTCAAGCTGCTATCAAAACAAAGTGTATGTCTAAAGCTGACTGATGTGCAATGATTATCCCAATATATTAGTAACGAATGGTTTACATTCAGAATCAAATTGATGTAAGAATAACTAAAATTTATTTACCATACACATACATGACATACATTTGATATTGCCTGAAAGTCTATCAACAATTGGTTTTGTCTACAACTTCCTTCAGGTATTATATAGAATAACTACAAATTTCTAACAAGTCCATACATGAATAACTACGTTAAAATAGCTAGATGATCACAGAACACAAATACCCTTATTCAGTCAGGAGTTCAGCATGTACATTTTTAAACATCAACTTACAACATTcctttgtttttaatttgtaaGATTTATGTATGCACCAGTAAGTCATTATGATATCTGGCATACATTACTTTTCATAGCCTAAAATATATGCGAAGAAAGCAAAGGGATGAGAGAAACAATTTATGGATGACTTAATGGAACTCATTTCATCCACTGTGGATCTGAGATGTTTACAACAATACAACACATTACAGCTTCGTGTGTTATCGCAAATGTGTTCTATAAAGCCAGGAAACAAACACCATCACATATCTATAAGTCCACATACAAGCATTGTAATTGTGTTTTGACAGTAAAGTTTTCAAGGAGAACACATTTCTGCAACAAAAATGTATGTAAAAGATTGACTTTGATTGCAAGTGACACTAATTATGTATTTTTCTAAGCAATTCTTCATAGGGGAGCTGCAGATCATATGTGcacacattttctgtgttgtttatATAGTTagagatacatatatatatatatatatatatatatagtttctacACCTATTTCAAATTAACTTCTAACCTATACATGGAAATGTCTAATGAAAATcttgaaaaaatttttaaaatgcgaTTAATCAACAGTTGTTGAAGGTGTTGGAGTTGTATTACCGCCTTTCTTCACTGTACTTTCTCCTTCAGTTTTACCATCTGAAGACTTTTTCTCATCACCATCACCCTCTGCCATTGGCTCATCTTCTGTCTCTGCAGCAGTTTTTGTGGTAGATTCAACTACTTCTGAATCTGATGGGTTAGCTGTCGCATTACCCTTTTCACTATAGCGGAATCTGTCGTATCTGCCACCCTCTGCTCTAGAATCTTCATCTTCATCAGAAGACTTATTTCCAGGTTCTACTTCTCTAAGTAAGTCTCCTAAATCTTTATCAACATCAGCCCAAAGTTTGTCATCCATTCCAGCTTCCAAATCTTGATCCAAATCAACATCAACATTTTCTCCATCCATGCGACACTCAGCATTGTTTTCGAAAGAAAGATCTGCTGCTCTAGATTCATCATGCGAAGCATCACCTTCCTCATTTTCCTTCTTTCCAGACCCATCTCCATCCTTGGTAGAATCATCCTTATTCTCAGTAGCATCCTTGTCATCCTCATTCTGCATTTAAAAATTTCAATGAGCACACAAGCAAGTAAATTTCAACTATAGAATATTAATAATCAGTCACTAGTTTTCAAGTGGAAACTAAAATTACAAGGAGCAACATACAATCTAATGTActttaattaactgatcaattcaGATCCACCAACCTCATTTGATTCTCCCTTTTCTTCATCTTTGGAAGAATCTTTTTCTGCATTTTCTTTAGCCATTTCCTTGCGATGAATTCTCTCTGCTTCTTTTCTGAGAGCCCTATCATCGCGATAACGCACATAGCGCTGTAAGTGTGTGCGTGTGCGACAATGAATTGAAAGTTCTCTTTCTGGATTATCAAACCGTGGCAGATAAAGACGacacaaatcacaaaaataaaCTTCTACTTTCTTAACGTACTCTGCACCTGTAAAAGACAAAACCCAAAATACTTTACACCAAGTGTGCCACTTTCTTTAAATTACAACATACATGGTAATTTTAATAGTCATAAGTAGACTACCTATTTAAAGAAGCAGACAATACGCTGGTTCTATAAATAACTTAATACACTCTCTCCACTGAACTGTGCAGTTACAAATATGAACTGTGCAAAAGTATGTACCACAGTGAGAAGGCACAAACAACCATCAACATCAATTGATGCAAGAATGTTCTTTATTATTGCTGATCCAATGTGACACGACTTGATGATTGGATGTTACCAGTGACTCACAAGGAACAAGTGACAAATTCATTCTCCTCGCATAATCTTTCCTGACTTAAGTTATTCATAAACATTCAATTACTTTTGGAGAGTATTCCATTCCATACAAACTATACAATATGATGGAGGTAATTTTTAGAGATTTATTCTACATAAAATTAATGCATCCATTGTTTAATCACACCTCTTTGAGGTGGTTAACTTAGATATGCTATACAAAAATGAGTCATTCATACCTCATGTTTTCTTGAGACATAAAGCAAAAACTGACTAATTATAGATACTGCCAAACCTTAGGATACAATGCAGCAGTTTCAAAATTGTGCCACAAGATCAGTCACAAAACGTTAATACCACTATTGCCATTTTGCCCGTACAGTTAATCCTTTATTGTGACTGAATCATACTTGATTCATCATCATTTAAAATCAGATTCAGAAGGCCTACACTCAGGTCAACTTACATTTATTTGTCCAGGTATAGTAGTGGAAACTTCTATGCAGTATtgaagtgtcacatgaaaggttacATTAACATCTTATGCATTCTAAAAGAATTTTTTGGTGAAATATTTAATAATTACTTTTAGAAACTAAAATACATACAATAacatttatgaaaacaaacacagaATTACTTATGCTTACAACTGGCCTTACCTAAACAAATTTttgttttcgatttcttctctTCACCATCTTTATTTTCCTTTGACTTCCCCTCACCTTCTGACTCTTCATCGCCACTATCTGTCAAAGAAACAACACAATGAACTCACTTGGAAAGCACAAACACACACTGTACTAGCCCTTTCAGCTTAAGTAGTTTCATAAAGAGACCACCAAAGTATTTTCACTTTGTGCCTATTGAAATTGTGGTTTCTGACTTAACTAGTAAAAAAATATTAATCTGTGCAACATCTTgcaacaagaaaggaactatgAGCTCCAGGTAGATACAGTGGTTCTTGAAACAAATGGGAGTTGAGGGAAAGGTTATAGTGTTCCAATTCAGGTTTTTTCCTTCCAATGATAATCTGACAGTAAGAGTTTTTCAGTTTACATCATCAGCAACTGTGACAGTTTCTACATTTTAGCTAATATTAGGTACTCCTTTTCCAGCAAAACTCCAGGATAGGTTTTTTAATTCCTGAGTCTGCAAAACTAAAAAAGGACAAATGTCTTCATGTTACCTTGTATGCATGTGCCCTCAACATTTCCTTGGCCATGTTTCCACATCAGCTCACTAGgtggcagggctgtgcttagcaacacactgtttgggttGGTAGCGCATTAGTTACAACAACAGATGCCAATTGGGAGCAGAGAGAGAACATTAAGTTTTGTGTTAAGCTCAGGAACACAATGATTAAGGAAGAAATTGCAGGTGAGGCACTTTTAGGAAGTCTTGTTTTCGAGTGGTCCAAAAGGTTTTGCGAGGGTAGAGATTCAGTGGAAGACAATCCCAGATCTGGTTGTCCATCTACAGCACATACTGCTGCAAACATGAAtgtaaggcagttattgcaagGTGGTCATCGTGTAACTGTGTGTACGATATCAGAACAAATTAATTTGAATCGTAAAATGTGTCATAAGATTTTATGCGAAGATTTAGAGAATGGAAAATAATGCAAAACTTGTTCCTCGAACACTGACAACCAGAAAGAGGAAAGATGGATTTCTGCTGAACTATAGGATGGAGCCTGATGTAATTCCTCATTCGTGTCATAGATTACTGCTGGAGATGAAAATTTATGCTACCAGTATGACCCTCTCATGAAGGGTCGAAGTAGCGAATGGCAGAGCCCTGGATCACCAGCTCAAAGAAAGTCAAATGCCAACCTTTAAGAACAAAGAATGTTGATCGCATTCTTTAATAGTAAAGGATTAGTTTACCATGAGTGTGTTCCTCCAGGCCAAACAGTGAACCGAACTCGTTTACACTTAAGTCTTAAAACATTTGCGACAAGTAGTGTGATGTCGTCTCCCTAACTTGTGCCGTTCTAAGGACTTGCTCTCACTGCATGATAATGCAACATCCCATTCTGCTTTACCCAGAATCTGGCCAGACATGCTGTTACTGCCATCTTAGATCCACCACCTCTCACtgtgcaattttttcttttttctgcatgTAAAAAAGTGCCTGAAACGAAAGCTTCCTCAAGATATTGCAGACAACCAACAGGCTGTGAATAATGAGCTTACAAGTAGTGCAGCTGAAAATTTCCCTATATGCTTTTAAGACTTTCAGAAACATTGACAATCGTGAACAGATAGCCAAGGAAACTAATTCAATAGAAGCTAGGATCATTTGGTAAGTGCCATTTTCTATTTTAAACAGATGTAACCTTTCATTTACAGTAAGTTGGCGAAGATGTCAGCAAAATGTGTGAGGTAACTACACAGCTTATTGGCGTGTATATTCCACCCCTTCTTTGAGGATGAGCAAGTcatagtaaaataataataataataataatagtaaaatccCAAACGAAGAAAATGGAAATGTTCTATATGCAAAGTTGGACTATGTAAGGTGAACAGAAGCGTGTGCTTTCCACTGTAGTGTTTTCATTTGATAGTACTGAACATGAAGTAATATGACTCTTTACATATTTAAAATGAAGTATAATCTTAACATAATGGATTCTGCTTTTGCAATTTTATTCTTAGTTCTGTTTACTTCACAATAATACTTCTGTTTAATACATAGTTCACAGAATTAAAAACGTTCATCTGCGATGAATAAAAAGGTGTCAGTTTTTGTGTGCAACTCTACTAAAGTTGGTATCACTGCAGTGGTTTCATACCGGGACCAACAGTTTGTGGCTTAATGACacattaaaattaagaaataactctATATTCTTTAAGTAACACACAATTTCAACTCAGTTTTAATAATTCATTGCTCAAAGAGTTAAGTGATGACTATGAACATCTTTCTCATTATCTTCCAGTGAATTTGTCAGGTAAGTTACGAGAATTTACCACCAACTTACCATATTTACATCATCATATCATTAGTAACATTCTTCCCCAAATACGTGCAATGTCTTTAAGAACACTTCTGGAAACGTTGAGCACAGGATGTTAGTAACACTCAAAGTGGATGTTGGGGACTGCACGAATTAACACATACTTGTAAGCCGTAACTGAATTCTAAGATACATTTAGCCATCAGTGTAACTCCAGGTATAAAAGCTTGCGCAATAAGATGCACAGTTAAGCATTTAGAAATAGTACTGGCTTACCATCAACTGTACCCACAGAATCCAAGATCATGAATTTATCCATGTTtacttccttctcttcctcttcaccTCCACTTGGCTCATTACTTCTTGAACGACGAGCCCTCATTCTTTCATCTAAGAGTGCTTTTCTCTGTTTGGAGAGGCAAGAGGTTAAAAATGCAATTtagaacaaaattaaatttatgtaaggaaaaaaaattccaaataCCTTGATATGATCCAGTGAACATATGTGATTCTCATACATCATGGGAGATTTGAAACCCATTCGGCAAGTGCTGCAATATGGCATCAAAAACTTCCTCATAGCCTGTAGGATAAATAAATTTTCAGAACAAGCTTCCAACAAACCTACAACCCATCTAAACAGTGGGTCAGCTACAGATAGACTTTTGCTCAAGGCAAAATATTTTTATCTGCTAATAAATACACAACACCATCAGGAAGAGGAGAGCTATTAATTTTTTCTGGGATTGAGGTGGGAGAGTTTTTGTTTGCTCTTACAGAACATGGTGAGTACGACAGTTTGTATCTACATCATGTTTGAGAACCACTTATACCAACCCACCCAGGATTGTGACTAACATTTTGTATTTACTCATGATAGCAGCCCAGGTAGTCAGTGAGAAATTTGACTTGGTAGTGATTTGCAGTGTGAATTATTTTGAAACAGTAAAATTTTAAGCCACTGGGGGTGGGGGAGTGGAAGGTGCaggtgagggagaggggggagtGGTGTCTAATAAATTACATAGTTAATCTGAAAATAGTACTCACACGGTGTGCTTCTGACACTTGGTGTTTTGTTTTAAGTTGTCTGTAATACAACTTACAAATTGGGCAAAAATTGTTTCTTGATGACAAAGTGCCTTTCAGTTCTTCATTTTCTTCAATAATGCGTTGTTTCTGGCGCTGCGACAAACGCATGCGGGCAAGAGTCTGTTTATGTTTCAAAGCCTGCTTACGCATTGCATTACCATGTTTTGATGAGTACAGATGCAATGCATACTCCTACGACGAGAAGAAACATCTCAGTAACTTACGAACTTTTTGTTACGTACTTAAAAACAGAAGTTAACACATTGTCACAAATATCAAAaccagtaataaaaattaatttttcatagtTTAGTAAGCATTATATCACAGTGCACTTACGTTTTATTTTATCAGACTGATTTTCACAAAGCCCATACTTTAGCTCAATTTATTCTAAACTGGTCAGATGTAATGTATTTGTACCAACTGTCTAAAAAAAGACTTGCTAATCAAAAATTTAAGGATGAGAACACCCTTGTAAACACAATGTCAGATTTTTAACTAGACAAAAGAAGCGTAATTAGTAATATTTTTGCTTGTTTAATTGCTACTGAACATAGGAACTatctggaatctcaaaaaatgcaaattgctattacattttatacatacacagacatttttttcttgtatgCTAATGCAGACATATGGAAACAGAAATTGGAAATCTTAAATTGGTAGAAACTACATAACGAATGCATATGCACTGTAACATCCAGAAGTGGCCTCCATAAGCTTGCAATCAAAGAGTCACAGCAATATCTttgtggttgtatacatggaagaaccctggagatactaaaaggtatcagatagattatataatggtaaaacaaatactaacaaagagatagaggggctggccagtacttacctcagctcagtatagccgatagatacacataaaacagaaccgaaaatttacgttcctagctttcggaacaaatgttccttcattggggaggagagaggggaaagaaagggaagaagggaaaggagattcagttactcacaacccaggttatgaagcaacagggaaaggaaaatagggagggtagcaaggatggaggcatggttgtcagagggaagccaaagatattctactgtaagtactgtgccagcttcaaaccaaagaggatgcatacagaagtaaagaggtatatagtataaagataaacacaactatgtaggatgaaaagatgcgtgaatggctaaagaggaaagggaaagaggagaagactgaagagtgaatgggagtgaggttgtgtaacgtaggttcagtccagggggctggcgggatgaaaggatgtgttggagtgcaagttcccatctccacagttcagagggactggtgttgggtgggagaagccaaatggcacatacggtgtagcaggttcctaggtccctagaattatgctggacggcatgctccgctactgggtattgggcatctcctaggcggacagttcgtctgtgtccgttcatgcgctcagccagtttagttgttgtcatgccgatgtaaaaggctgtgcagtgcaggcatgtcagttgataaatgacatgtgtagtttcacacgtagccctgccatgaattgtgtatgttttaccagtagcggggctggagtaggtggttgtggggggatgcatggggcaggttttgcagcggggtcgattacaggggtaggaaccgctgggtagagaaggtagtctgggaatattgtagggtttaacaaggatgttacggaggttagg
This window contains:
- the LOC124715549 gene encoding neurofilament heavy polypeptide-like isoform X2, whose translation is MSYSNYRQSAPSGMTRGRGFGGRGGSRGGRGGGESSWGSTGRGTGRGGFSGPSRGRFNWYKEHSSPSFDSRSRYGSGGVGDGSDRYSSRGRGDDSYRRYSRMEGPGGYSGRDHHRSPERKRMRSDGYPQASSARRSHEGSYGGGTDYNSRYSYTEDKGGYGEERGRGYREERRSAGAFRDRSREDYPHRKADHLDSDMPPPSSGPPRHVSSPRGSFRGRISSRGSRGLSRFMLARRADSILARKRRLVDSYTVRKQYLARAHAESLRRLKMQKLRRLREAAAKKESAKAEKDSAKATEDISDEEKEANWEEGKAAKKAEEQEGEGEGEGGDEEEDEEDDAEEELEEGETPDKKEKKTKKVKKEVKKETKDEEPEEGEEVEEEEEETEGGEKTDKTESEKKETKSNGGVHQGSDDRAVSEEEGHRRTNFLSRPFIRLTCPHCYSRCITFKEYALHLYSSKHGNAMRKQALKHKQTLARMRLSQRQKQRIIEENEELKGTLSSRNNFCPICKLYYRQLKTKHQVSEAHRAMRKFLMPYCSTCRMGFKSPMMYENHICSLDHIKRKALLDERMRARRSRSNEPSGGEEEEKEVNMDKFMILDSVGTVDDSGDEESEGEGKSKENKDGEEKKSKTKICLGAEYVKKVEVYFCDLCRLYLPRFDNPERELSIHCRTRTHLQRYVRYRDDRALRKEAERIHRKEMAKENAEKDSSKDEEKGESNENEDDKDATENKDDSTKDGDGSGKKENEEGDASHDESRAADLSFENNAECRMDGENVDVDLDQDLEAGMDDKLWADVDKDLGDLLREVEPGNKSSDEDEDSRAEGGRYDRFRYSEKGNATANPSDSEVVESTTKTAAETEDEPMAEGDGDEKKSSDGKTEGESTVKKGGNTTPTPSTTVD
- the LOC124715549 gene encoding neurofilament heavy polypeptide-like isoform X3, with protein sequence MSYSNYRQSAPSGMTRGRGFGGRGGSRGGRGGGESSWGSTGRGTGRGGFSGPSRGRFNWYKEHSSPSFDSRSRYGSGGVGDGSDRYSSRGRGDDSYRRYSRMEGPGGYSGRDHHRSPERKRMRSDGYPQASSARRSHEGSYGGGTDYNSRYSYTEDKGGYGEERGRGYREERRSAGAFRDRSREDYPHRKADHLDSDMPPPSSGPPRHVSSPRGSFRGRISSRGSRGLSRFMLARRADSILARKRRLVDSYTVRKQYLARAHAESLRRLKMQKLRRLREAAAKKESAKAEKDSAKATEDISDEEKEANWEEGKAAKKAEEQEGEGEGEGGDEEEDEEDDAEEELEEGETPDKKEKKTKKVKKEVKKETKDEEPEEGEEVEEEEEETEGGEKTDKTESEKKETKSNGGVHGSDDRAVSEEEGHRRTNFLSRPFIRLTCPHCYSRCITFKEYALHLYSSKHGNAMRKQALKHKQTLARMRLSQRQKQRIIEENEELKGTLSSRNNFCPICKLYYRQLKTKHQVSEAHRAMRKFLMPYCSTCRMGFKSPMMYENHICSLDHIKRKALLDERMRARRSRSNEPSGGEEEEKEVNMDKFMILDSVGTVDDSGDEESEGEGKSKENKDGEEKKSKTKICLGAEYVKKVEVYFCDLCRLYLPRFDNPERELSIHCRTRTHLQRYVRYRDDRALRKEAERIHRKEMAKENAEKDSSKDEEKGESNENEDDKDATENKDDSTKDGDGSGKKENEEGDASHDESRAADLSFENNAECRMDGENVDVDLDQDLEAGMDDKLWADVDKDLGDLLREVEPGNKSSDEDEDSRAEGGRYDRFRYSEKGNATANPSDSEVVESTTKTAAETEDEPMAEGDGDEKKSSDGKTEGESTVKKGGNTTPTPSTTVD